One region of Cydia fagiglandana chromosome 17, ilCydFagi1.1, whole genome shotgun sequence genomic DNA includes:
- the LOC134672415 gene encoding zinc finger CCCH domain-containing protein 13-like: MHNGCLLLLAFVAVFQPIASYTERGLVNGRQERCDYRTSVRDPELNFHGTYRFNKPAVEDHRLNQRDDIRKLRRNGVKEETLRLASSSDRRLADTVERERITLTRLSSDRIGNDALLRREIRNTRPVSSHRNERKHEIRRERLSTTQESDQARFSGRRENSRLSVDENHSQRLDNKRFNERVSVESRRDTRDNGINADKQRVREHREVRFDTNRARDNGASSLIERRIAREAVQKMDTRRSVSRIQQDRNADRETLNRRSSREIRSSSTSGDRVNRASANEGSRFVVVQRQRDSQIRLTVERKNNRDSASREVLDDRISVNRRNAQRAQSADTRREIRDTENEARLARAVRSVNDRVIRKDLSGSRIFNREIAAENQRHARSMAASLERSTEYRKDSRRESATTSIETATRRSIHNIRTAETRKAIRNAESNFRIFELNAKRTVETCVHDREPSNEHRMSRIMTRERSQENRRLTRNVRAQTIRTERVDEDRQEARNVGIGAFRTERSDESGRVARSFEVRAYINERAVRSQRDSRSVGTRSSRTERSEFRTERTDESQRDARTVKVPAIRRERTEESRRDARSIGVRSFRAEKSEQSRRDARNVISQLFRDERTDESRRYASNDELRAFRAERTDGNRRDARFAGARSVRSERTEESRRDAREAGIRAFRSERTDENQRNTRSAGIRTDARSNGVLVFRTERTAKGRRDGRAIESGTHRRDTQGIERQTRSLDRVTDSRRDSQNNNREARIQERTLESRRMVRNIVSRAEDERANNRRATRSLEIDIRSMGRESSRESRLNRDSRTFTLDRRSEETRRGSDRAIERLDKRDSLENRRIFTIQRESRRDTQRTLDRDNLARRHVEAESRNSFDTEFARKREFQGMSRNTAQTENETTMMNWQYILYTLQGLYICGLLIQLGGSAEKKTRVSWWPAPQHLIKVD, from the exons ATGCATAACGGGTGTCTACTGCTTCTTGCCTTTGTCGCGGTATTCCAGCCGATTGCTTCGTACACTGAGCGCGGCCTCGTTAATGGAAGGCAGGAACGCTGTGACTATCGGACATCGGTGCGCGACCCGGAACTCAACTTTCATGGAACTTACCGCTTTAACAAACCTGCCGTGGAAGATCACCGCCTAAACCAGAGGGACGATATTCGTAAGCTCCGCCGTAATGGAGTGAAGGAAGAAACTCTTCGTCTCGCTTCATCTTCAGACAGGCGGCTTGCTGATACCGTGGAAAGGGAGAGGATTACGTTGACGAGGCTTTCCAGCGATCGCATCGGAAACGACGCTCTCCTACGCCGCGAAATTCGCAATACACGTCCCGTTTCCAGTCACCGTAACGAGCGGAAGCACGAAATCCGACGTGAGCGCCTTTCAACAACGCAAGAATCCGACCAAGCTCGTTTCTCTGGCCGCCGGGAGAACAGCAGATTGTCTGTAGATGAAAACCATTCTCAAAGACTCGATAACAAGCGCTTCAATGAAAGGGTTTCAGTGGAATCTCGACGAGATACCCGAGACAATGGAATCAATGCAGACAAGCAACGAGTTCGAGAACATCGGGAAGTACGTTTTGATACCAACCGAGCGAGAGATAATGGAGCAAGCAGTTTGATAGAACGTCGTATTGCGAGAGAGGCTGTTCAAAAGATGGACACGCGGCGTTCTGTGTCCAGAATTCAACAGGACCGCAATGCGGACCGTGAAACTCTTAACCGACGTTCCAGCAGGGAAATAAGAAGCTCGTCAACCTCGGGCGATAGGGTAAATCGAGCTAGTGCCAATGAGGGGTCGCGATTCGTCGTCGTACAAAGGCAGCGTGATTCTCAAATCCGACTAACAGTTGAACGAAAAAATAACCGAGATTCTGCCAGCCGAGAAGTTCTAGATGATCGTATCTCAGTAAATCGCAGAAACGCTCAACGAGCCCAATCTGCCGACACCCGAAGGGAAATCCGAGATACCGAAAATGAAGCTAGACTGGCGAGAGCAGTACGATCCGTAAATGATCGTGTTATCCGAAAGGATCTTAGTGGGTCCAGGATATTTAACCGTGAAATTGCTGCAGAAAACCAAAGGCATGCTCGAAGCATGGCGGCATCACTAGAACGAAGCACTGAATATCGAAAGGACTCCAGAAGAGAGTCAGCAACAACAAGTATTGAAACAGCAACTCGACGAAGCATTCATAATATTCGTACAGCGGAAACACGGAAGGCAATCCGAAATGCCGAAAGCAATTTCCGTATCTTTGAATTAAATGCCAAACGCACTGTGGAAACCTGCGTTCACGATCGAGAACCGTCGAATGAACACCGAATGTCTCGAATAATGACAAGGGAGCGATCACAGGAAAATCGACGGCTTACTCGCAATGTTCGAGCCCAAACTATCAGAACTGAACGCGTTGATGAAGACCGACAGGAAGCTCGTAACGTTGGAATCGGAGCTTTTAGAACTGAGCGATCTGACGAGAGCGGACGGGTAGCTCGAAGTTTTGAGGTCCGAGCATACATAAATGAACGCGCTGTTAGAAGCCAGCGAGATTCTCGCTCCGTTGGAACACGATCGTCCCGAACTGAACGCTCTGAATTCAGGACTGAGCGCACTGACGAAAGTCAACGTGATGCTCGCACTGTTAAAGTCCCAGCCATACGGAGAGAACGCACTGAAGAAAGTCGCAGAGATGCACGCAGCATTGGAGTCCGATCATTCAGGGCTGAAAAGTCTGAGCAAAGTAGACGAGATGCTAGAAATGTTATTTCCCAACTATTTAGAGACGAACGAACTGACGAAAGCCGTCGATATGCTAGCAATGATGAACTGCGAGCATTCAGGGCAGAACGCACTGACGGAAACCGACGTGACGCTCGCTTTGCTGGAGCACGATCAGTCAGGTCTGAGCGCACGGAAGAGAGTCGACGAGATGCTCGAGAGGCTGGAATACGAGCATTCAGATCTGAGCGCACTGACGAAAACCAAAGAAATACTCGAAGCGCTGGCATTCGAACAGATGCTCGAAGTAATGGAGTCCTTGTATTTAGGACTGAACGAACTGCGAAAGGCCGTCGAGATGGTCGAGCGATTGAAAGCGGTACTCATCGTCGAGACACTCAGGGCATTGAAAGGCAAACCCGTTCACTTGACCGTGTCACCGATTCCCGTAGGGACAGTCAAAATAATAACAGGGAAGCTCGTATACAAGAAAGGACACTTGAAAGCCGCCGCATGGTTCGAAATATTGTATCTCGAGCTGAAGATGAACGAGCTAATAACCGAAGAGCTACTCGTAGCCTAGAAATAGACATTCGATCAATGGGACGTGAGAGCTCTAGGGAAAGCCGTTTGAACCGAGATTCCAGAACATTCACGCTGGATCGCCGATCAGAAGAAACGAGGCGTGGATCTGATCGTGCGATTGAACGTCTCGACAAACGGGACTCGCTAGAAAACAGGCGCATTTTCACCATTCAGCGAGAATCGCGGAGGGACACTCAAAGGACCCTTGATAGAGACAACCTTGCAAGACGACATGTGGAAGCTGAATCTCGAAACAGCTTCGACACAGAGTTTGCCAGAAAGCGAGAATTTCAAGGCATGTCCAGGAACACCGCCCAAACCGAGAATGAGACAACCATGATGAACTGGCAGTACATTTTGTACACACTGCAAGGACTTTACATTTGCGGGCTGCTGATTCAGTTGGGAGGGAGCGCCGAAAAGAAAACCAG GGTATCTTGGTGGCCGGCGCCTCAGCATCTCATCAAAGTGGATTGA
- the LOC134672416 gene encoding calcyclin-binding protein, with protein sequence MSAKITELKSDIEELNDLLKLAKRKKVQDVLSLEIRKLETELISLKDKEESQKAAAAAADSAPTTSNAPSGSQKRYQIKLNGYGWDQSEKYVKVFVTLKNVQNVPKEQVYCKLTEHSMELHVDNLENKDYVLVINKLLEPIVVEDSHWKQKTDMVVIFLAKAQPNVKWSHMTSLEKKADDQHKNRFKTDDMMDKKDPQESIMSLMKNMYETGDDEMKRMISKAWYEGQQKKKTGIDSMEL encoded by the exons ATGTCAGCGAAAATAACCGAG TTGAAGAGTGACATTGAAGAGCTAAATGATTTGCTGAAGCTTGCAAAACGCAAAAAAGTACAAGATGTACTGTCGCTCGAGATCCGGAAACTGGAAACTGAGTTGATCAGCTTGAAGGATAAAGAAGAGAGCCAGAAGGCTGCTGCGGCAGCTGCTGATTCTGCTCCTACCACTTCTAACGCACCGTCTGGTTCACAGAAACgttatcaaattaaattaaatggatATG GTTGGGATCAATCTGAAAAGTATGTCAAAGTATTTGTGACCTTGAAAAATGTCCAGAACGTCCCGAAAGAGCAGGTGTACTGCAAACTGACGGAGCACTCCATGGAGCTGCACGTGGACAACCTGGAGAACAAGGACTATGTGCTGGTGATCAACAAGCTGCTGGAGCCTATTGTCGTGGAAGACAGCCATTGGAAACAGAAAACAG atatggTGGTGATCTTCCTTGCAAAGGCTCAACCAAACGTAAAATGGTCACACATGACCAGCCTTGAGAAGAAAGCTGATGACCAACACAAGAACCGCTTCAAGACTGATGACATGATGGACAAGAAGGATCCACAGGAATCCATCATGAGTTTGATGAAAAACAT gTACGAAACTGGCGATGATGAAATGAAGAGAATGATTTCCAAAGCTTGGTATGAAGGACAACAGAAGAAAAAGACAGGTATAGATTCAATGGAACTGTAG
- the LOC134672707 gene encoding serine/threonine-protein kinase RIO3-like gives MDPVCSSDFNFASIVQYRTERENICDAEGTHTMHDDEETDTETITDSDWEQFEPIIKFNNPKQKCFKSITYDEQKNYTYRKIVSKEKEERKLPSSYYKLDKSTTLLLEKLIDVRSLGPYHDVVGKGRSSIVISAGYSNIKHFMSSFCQSFFHAVKIYKLSHDENLNKAIYKRTKREFENMSILRSRCLIHAVPYPVCYHNNILVMCMVGSSNEPAHHLASYPADLCEDIYHKIVAGLKGFYRFQTVHGKLCAENILIWRGNPYYVGWSHSVETHEPAAPKKLIKDCYFVTKFFKSKNVKVMSSEALFKHVSGFKDISPEVLDVLYKKEQQKVKCRGNPNRAREFSAPSGNCRFK, from the exons ATGGATCCTGTTTGTAGCAGTGATTTTAATTTTGCAAGCATTGTGCAGTATAGAACTGAAAGGGAAAACATATGTGATGCAGAAGGTACTCATACAATGCATGATGACGAGGAAACTGATACAGAAACCATAACCGATTCAGACTGGGAACAATTTGAACCTATCATTAAGTTCAATAATCCAAaacaaaaatgttttaaatccaTAACATATGACGAGCAAAAGAATTATACCTATAGAAAAATAGTTTCAAAGGAGAAAGAGGAAAGAAAATTGCCCTCTTCATATTACAAATTGGATAAGTCTACAACTCTTCTGTTAGAGAAGCTAATAGATGTGCGTTCCTTAGGACCATATCATGATGTGGTTGGGAAAGGTAGAAGCTCTATTGTTATTTCTGCTGGTTACAGTAATATTAAACACTTCATGTCTTCTTTTTGTCAATCATTTTTTCATGCTGTCAAGATATACAAATTGAGCCATGATGAAAATTTAAACAAAGCTATATATAAGCGAACTAAGAGAGAATTTGAAAATATGAGCATTTTAAGAAGCCGCTGTTTGATACATGCTGTTCCTTACCCTGTGTGTTAccacaataatattttagttatgTGCATGGTTGGATCAAGCAATGAACCTGCTCATCATTTGGCTAGCTATCCCGCAGACCTTTGTGAAGATATTTACCATAAAATAGTAGCAGGTCTGAAAGGCTTTTACAGATTTCAGACTGTACATGGAAAATTATGTgctgaaaatattttgatttggcGTGGCAACCCATATTATGTAGGATGGTCACATTCTGTAGAGACACATGAACCAGCTGCTCCTAAAAAATTGATAAAAGATTGCTATTTTGTTACAAAA TTTTTTAAAAGCAAGAATGTTAAGGTCATGTCATCAGAGGCCCTGTTTAAACATGTCTCAGGTTTCAAAGACATTAGTCCTGAAGTATTGGATGTTTTATACAAGAAAGAACAACAAAAAGTCAAATGCCGTGGGAACCCAAACAGAGCACGAGAATTCAGTGCACCCAGTGGGAATTGTCGATTTAAATGA
- the LOC134672418 gene encoding inhibitor of growth protein 3 isoform X1 translates to MLYLEDYLEMIEHLPQELRDRFTEMREMDLSVQNSMDTLEKRVRTLFGGCRRGEVDTEQANTEFSDIKRGYNKTLEEADEKVALANQMSELVDRYLRRLDTELHKFKCELEADNKGITELLEKRSLELDVNTNHTSTSNNNHYKDSRYRFREKRRDSWGSRESRAVAAGNSLSRTDTAIQNALGRDSYSLGQATNAIAAAASQAIAATQQMQQGRRTAAMKSTYEAVAGELHAHAAHALHDHHSLHAGHSAAAHGAHAHSSAGAGASNKRHKQKKSYSTMAPAAAAHAHLAPAASRSSSPTQVMNNVVNSVAIEEPMEEEWTYDPNEPRYCICNQVSYGDMVACDNQDCPYEWFHYPCVGITAPPKGKWYCPQCQTNMRRNRAHRKN, encoded by the exons ATGCTGTATTTAGAAGACTATTTGGAAA tgATCGAACATCTTCCTCAAGAATTGAGAGATCGATTTACAGAAATGCGTGAAATGGATTTATCCGTCCAAA aTAGTATGGATACCCTGGAAAAACGGGTTCGGACTTTATTTGGTGGTTGTCGTAGAGGGGAAGTAGACACAGAACAGGCCAACACAGAGTTCTCGGATATAAAGCGAGGTTACAACAAGACTCTCGAAGAAGCCGATGAAAAAGTTGCATTAGCTAACCAGATGTCTGAACTAGTGGACCGCTATTTAAGGCGACTAG ACACAGAACTGCATAAATTCAAGTGTGAGCTGGAGGCGGACAACAAGGGGATCACAGAACTGTTGGAGAAGAGGTCACTGGAGCTTGACGTCAACACCAACCACACCAGCACATCCAACAACAACCATTACAAGGATAGCAG GTATCGGTTCCGCGAGAAGCGCCGCGACAGCTGGGGCTCGCGCGAGTCGCGCGCCGTGGCGGCCGGCAACTCCCTGTCCCGGACCGACACCGCTATACAA aACGCATTAGGTCGCGATTCGTATTCCTTGGGTCAAGCCACAAACGCTATAGCTGCGGCGGCTAGCCAGGCTATCGCAGCCACGCAACag ATGCAGCAAGGGCGGCGCACGGCCGCCATGAAGAGCACGTACGAGGCGGTGGCCGGCGAGCTGCACGCGCACGCCGCGCACGCGCTACACGACCACCACTCCCTGCACGCCG GTCACAGCGCGGCGGCGCACGGCGCGCACGCGCACTCgagcgccggcgccggcgcttCCAACAAACGACACAAGCAAAA GAAAAGCTACAGTACGATGGCGCCCGCGGCGGCCGCGCACGCGCACCTCGCGCCCGCCGCCAGCCGCTCCTCCTCGCCCACGCAAGT AATGAACAATGTTGTGAACAGCGTAGCGATCGAAGAGCCTATGGAGGAGGAATGGACCTACGATCCCAACGAGCCTCGCTACTGCATCTGTAACCAGGTCTCCTACGGGGACATGGTTGCCTGCGATAATCAAGAC TGTCCCTATGAGTGGTTCCACTACCCATGTGTGGGCATCACGGCTCCGCCGAAGGGCAAGTGGTACTGCCCGCAATGCCAAACCAATATGCGACGCAACAGAGCACACCGCAAGAACTAA
- the LOC134672418 gene encoding inhibitor of growth protein 3 isoform X2, whose translation MLYLEDYLEMIEHLPQELRDRFTEMREMDLSVQSNMDTLEKRVRTLFGGCRRGEVDTEQANTEFSDIKRGYNKTLEEADEKVALANQMSELVDRYLRRLDTELHKFKCELEADNKGITELLEKRSLELDVNTNHTSTSNNNHYKDSRYRFREKRRDSWGSRESRAVAAGNSLSRTDTAIQNALGRDSYSLGQATNAIAAAASQAIAATQQMQQGRRTAAMKSTYEAVAGELHAHAAHALHDHHSLHAGHSAAAHGAHAHSSAGAGASNKRHKQKKSYSTMAPAAAAHAHLAPAASRSSSPTQVMNNVVNSVAIEEPMEEEWTYDPNEPRYCICNQVSYGDMVACDNQDCPYEWFHYPCVGITAPPKGKWYCPQCQTNMRRNRAHRKN comes from the exons ATGCTGTATTTAGAAGACTATTTGGAAA tgATCGAACATCTTCCTCAAGAATTGAGAGATCGATTTACAGAAATGCGTGAAATGGATTTATCCGTCCAAAGTAA TATGGATACCCTGGAAAAACGGGTTCGGACTTTATTTGGTGGTTGTCGTAGAGGGGAAGTAGACACAGAACAGGCCAACACAGAGTTCTCGGATATAAAGCGAGGTTACAACAAGACTCTCGAAGAAGCCGATGAAAAAGTTGCATTAGCTAACCAGATGTCTGAACTAGTGGACCGCTATTTAAGGCGACTAG ACACAGAACTGCATAAATTCAAGTGTGAGCTGGAGGCGGACAACAAGGGGATCACAGAACTGTTGGAGAAGAGGTCACTGGAGCTTGACGTCAACACCAACCACACCAGCACATCCAACAACAACCATTACAAGGATAGCAG GTATCGGTTCCGCGAGAAGCGCCGCGACAGCTGGGGCTCGCGCGAGTCGCGCGCCGTGGCGGCCGGCAACTCCCTGTCCCGGACCGACACCGCTATACAA aACGCATTAGGTCGCGATTCGTATTCCTTGGGTCAAGCCACAAACGCTATAGCTGCGGCGGCTAGCCAGGCTATCGCAGCCACGCAACag ATGCAGCAAGGGCGGCGCACGGCCGCCATGAAGAGCACGTACGAGGCGGTGGCCGGCGAGCTGCACGCGCACGCCGCGCACGCGCTACACGACCACCACTCCCTGCACGCCG GTCACAGCGCGGCGGCGCACGGCGCGCACGCGCACTCgagcgccggcgccggcgcttCCAACAAACGACACAAGCAAAA GAAAAGCTACAGTACGATGGCGCCCGCGGCGGCCGCGCACGCGCACCTCGCGCCCGCCGCCAGCCGCTCCTCCTCGCCCACGCAAGT AATGAACAATGTTGTGAACAGCGTAGCGATCGAAGAGCCTATGGAGGAGGAATGGACCTACGATCCCAACGAGCCTCGCTACTGCATCTGTAACCAGGTCTCCTACGGGGACATGGTTGCCTGCGATAATCAAGAC TGTCCCTATGAGTGGTTCCACTACCCATGTGTGGGCATCACGGCTCCGCCGAAGGGCAAGTGGTACTGCCCGCAATGCCAAACCAATATGCGACGCAACAGAGCACACCGCAAGAACTAA